In the Staphylococcus condimenti genome, one interval contains:
- a CDS encoding alanine racemase yields MAYLEIDLAKIQYNTLMLKHKLEQRGLDITPVIKCIAGDRSIVEALKQLGIHHVGDARFSNIDKLSDEDLSYMMIRTPNRRELKEMVSKVSISIQTDIETIRLINDIAASLDKKHKILLMVDWKDSREGVLTYDIPEYINEIMRMKHICLAGLAFNFMCFQDIPPTEEDILLINQFIQSVEKKTGYPLKMISGGNSSALPLLDYCTFGRINDLRVGESLFRGVNTVDQQPIHYLFQDAITLNAEIIEIKPRIDTTKDVSYLQAILDIGQIDTVTKDIFPMYDNVRIMGATSDHLMVDLKNSDFHKVGDTITFKLGYQALAHSMYQNTIPHEYIREPGVQMLVDTFQTSEEKIKLNN; encoded by the coding sequence ATGGCATACTTAGAAATAGATTTAGCTAAAATTCAATATAATACTTTGATGTTAAAACATAAGTTAGAACAACGCGGCCTAGACATCACTCCCGTTATTAAATGCATTGCAGGAGATCGATCTATTGTTGAAGCATTAAAACAATTAGGTATTCATCACGTAGGAGATGCACGTTTTTCAAATATAGATAAATTGAGTGACGAAGATTTATCTTATATGATGATTCGCACGCCAAACCGTCGTGAATTAAAAGAAATGGTATCAAAAGTAAGTATCAGTATTCAAACTGATATTGAAACAATCCGCCTTATCAATGACATTGCAGCTTCCCTTGATAAAAAGCATAAAATTTTATTAATGGTGGACTGGAAAGACAGCAGAGAAGGAGTATTGACATATGATATTCCAGAATATATTAATGAAATCATGCGTATGAAACATATTTGTCTTGCTGGATTAGCATTTAATTTTATGTGTTTCCAAGATATACCGCCAACAGAAGAAGATATCTTGCTGATTAATCAATTTATACAATCTGTAGAAAAGAAAACAGGTTATCCATTGAAAATGATTTCAGGCGGCAACTCAAGTGCATTGCCGCTGCTTGATTATTGTACATTCGGCCGTATCAATGATTTGCGTGTCGGAGAATCACTGTTCCGCGGGGTCAATACAGTGGACCAGCAACCGATTCATTACTTATTCCAAGATGCGATTACACTCAATGCAGAGATTATTGAAATCAAACCACGTATTGATACAACTAAAGATGTTTCTTATTTACAAGCTATCTTGGATATTGGACAAATTGATACTGTGACAAAAGATATCTTTCCAATGTATGATAATGTGAGAATAATGGGAGCAACAAGTGATCACTTAATGGTAGATTTGAAGAATTCCGATTTCCATAAAGTAGGAGATACAATCACTTTCAAATTAGGATACCAAGCATTAGCACACAGCATGTATCAAAATACGATACCGCACGAATATATCAGAGAACCGGGCGTTCAAATGCTGGTTGATACATTTCAGACTTCAGAAGAAAAAATAAAATTAAATAATTAA